One segment of Candidatus Nanopelagicales bacterium DNA contains the following:
- a CDS encoding glycosyltransferase family A protein codes for MSNPLALMRDQSKKIARGPVPGLPEGIILKIKPTSWLIKGDNVDSLSQLAVMIVGGPEITRIDVRLKSWTPPKGWTGAPKLSGIKSLWLHGHGDGILLELVAHEKTDPALLVGAAVRVLQPMVSSGFASLLTFGPGLPQKAASLVADLSDVVTPTEQAHAHLRRCDTLVTSSQVSLDSIDRVRTVVIDEDRPAWLVDGVEHEVFVNPLVHRPIGRRSIGPWPIGVGSVQAGALVVEGNGVLVKTEGDLSESDVVALRGLAGVQTMLELPARWRAQLEACGLLVRADGFPTDDMDWLVQSVHTRRHALRAYSPAAALDAWPAVSVVLATHRDRFIDHAVSQLARLAYPNLQIIVGLHGVEVDESRFTPIAHNLKVVRISGEVPFGTALQQLSQQAEGQLITKMDDDDYYGPEHVWDLVLARMYSGATLVGKALDWIHVESANKTAFRPEYAAEKYAPFVAGGTMLISRADLDALGGWRPVAKSVDRALIESVERIGGAIYRTHGLGYLYERRGEGHTATPNEEHFLTKTVRTYEGRIEHEVFGTRA; via the coding sequence GTGAGTAATCCCCTAGCCCTAATGCGCGACCAAAGTAAGAAGATTGCACGCGGCCCGGTTCCTGGCCTTCCTGAGGGGATCATCCTCAAGATCAAGCCGACCTCATGGCTGATCAAAGGTGACAACGTCGATTCCCTCAGCCAACTGGCGGTAATGATCGTCGGCGGGCCGGAGATCACCCGTATTGATGTGCGCTTGAAGTCTTGGACTCCACCCAAGGGTTGGACCGGAGCGCCAAAGCTTTCTGGAATTAAGTCCCTGTGGCTTCATGGTCACGGCGACGGCATCTTGCTGGAACTTGTTGCTCACGAAAAAACTGACCCAGCGCTGTTGGTTGGAGCCGCAGTTCGCGTGCTGCAGCCGATGGTCTCGTCAGGCTTTGCTTCACTGCTCACCTTTGGCCCTGGTTTGCCACAGAAAGCGGCTTCACTCGTTGCCGATCTCAGCGATGTTGTCACTCCCACTGAGCAAGCACACGCGCATCTTCGTCGCTGCGACACTTTGGTGACGTCGTCACAAGTTTCACTTGATTCCATTGACCGCGTGCGAACCGTGGTGATCGATGAAGATCGACCAGCATGGCTCGTTGATGGTGTCGAACACGAAGTGTTTGTGAACCCACTCGTACACCGCCCGATTGGTCGCCGTTCTATTGGCCCATGGCCCATTGGTGTTGGTTCTGTTCAGGCTGGCGCACTTGTTGTCGAAGGCAACGGCGTGCTGGTGAAAACAGAAGGTGACCTTTCTGAAAGTGATGTTGTTGCGCTTCGCGGTTTAGCTGGTGTGCAAACGATGTTGGAACTGCCTGCGCGTTGGCGTGCACAACTTGAAGCATGTGGCTTGCTGGTCCGTGCAGACGGATTTCCTACGGATGACATGGATTGGCTAGTTCAGTCCGTTCACACACGCCGCCATGCGCTTCGCGCCTATTCACCGGCCGCTGCTTTAGATGCTTGGCCAGCGGTATCCGTAGTGCTTGCAACGCATCGCGATCGATTCATTGATCATGCTGTTTCGCAGCTTGCTCGCTTGGCTTACCCGAACTTGCAGATCATCGTGGGGTTGCATGGCGTTGAAGTAGATGAATCACGCTTTACGCCGATTGCCCACAACCTCAAAGTTGTTCGCATTAGTGGCGAAGTTCCATTTGGAACAGCGTTGCAGCAGTTAAGTCAGCAGGCAGAAGGTCAGCTCATCACCAAAATGGATGACGATGATTACTACGGACCAGAGCATGTTTGGGATCTCGTTCTGGCTCGGATGTATTCAGGCGCAACCTTGGTTGGCAAGGCGCTTGACTGGATTCATGTTGAGTCTGCGAATAAAACTGCGTTCCGCCCCGAGTACGCGGCTGAAAAGTACGCACCATTTGTAGCTGGCGGCACGATGCTGATTTCACGCGCTGATCTTGATGCACTCGGCGGATGGCGCCCAGTTGCTAAGTCAGTTGACCGCGCGTTGATTGAAAGTGTGGAGCGCATAGGTGGTGCCATCTACCGCACGCATGGCTTGGGTTACCTCTACGAGCGCCGCGGAGAAGGTCACACCGCAACTCCCAATGAAGAGCATTTTCTCACCAAAACTGTGCGCACCTATGAAGGGCGTATCGAACACGAAGTTTTCGGGACGCGTGCATGA
- a CDS encoding UDP-glucose/GDP-mannose dehydrogenase family protein: protein MTLRLSVIGTGYLGATHAACMAELGFEVIGIDVDPNKVAILQSGKVPFYEPGLDEVLERNIAAGRLHFSTSIQEAAEFADIHFICVGTPQLAGAQKADMSQVFGSVEALAPYLKPNALVVGKSTVPVGTANEIEERLKATAATGVEVAWNPEFLREGFAVEDTLRPDRLVVGVRSERAEDLLREVYAPLLEINTPFLVTDFPTAELVKVAANSFLATKISFINAMAEVCEAAGADVTQLAQAIGYDPRIGNRFLAAGLGFGGGCLPKDIRAFMARAGELGADEALMFLREVDQINLRRRAHTVDLARKVLDGEFVGKSVTVLGATFKPNSDDVRDSPSLDIAVAISNAGAKVKVHDPKGLENAARVYPNMVYEQDVLKALDGADLIIHGTEWNEYRELDPVVVATVVNTRHVIDGRNTLDPQAWRNADFTYRALGRPNA from the coding sequence ATGACGTTGCGACTCTCAGTTATCGGCACCGGCTACCTCGGAGCCACCCACGCAGCCTGCATGGCTGAACTTGGGTTTGAAGTGATTGGGATCGACGTCGACCCCAACAAGGTCGCCATCCTCCAAAGCGGCAAAGTCCCCTTTTATGAGCCAGGGCTCGACGAGGTCCTTGAGCGCAATATCGCTGCTGGCCGTCTCCACTTCTCCACCTCAATCCAAGAAGCTGCCGAATTCGCCGATATTCACTTCATCTGTGTTGGCACCCCGCAACTTGCTGGAGCCCAGAAGGCAGACATGTCTCAGGTCTTCGGTTCTGTCGAGGCGCTTGCCCCCTATCTCAAGCCCAATGCGCTCGTGGTGGGTAAGTCCACAGTTCCTGTCGGCACCGCGAACGAAATTGAAGAGCGCCTGAAGGCAACAGCAGCGACCGGTGTTGAGGTCGCTTGGAATCCAGAGTTCCTGCGTGAAGGTTTCGCAGTTGAAGACACCCTGCGCCCTGACCGCTTGGTGGTAGGCGTACGTAGCGAGCGCGCCGAAGATCTGCTTCGCGAGGTCTATGCACCTCTCCTTGAGATCAACACACCATTCCTCGTGACCGACTTCCCCACAGCTGAACTGGTCAAGGTTGCCGCCAACTCATTCTTGGCAACGAAAATCTCCTTCATCAATGCAATGGCAGAAGTGTGTGAAGCAGCAGGTGCTGATGTCACGCAACTTGCGCAAGCAATTGGCTACGACCCACGCATTGGTAATCGCTTCTTAGCCGCAGGCCTTGGCTTTGGTGGCGGATGTTTGCCGAAGGACATTCGTGCGTTTATGGCACGCGCCGGTGAGCTTGGTGCCGATGAAGCGTTGATGTTCCTTCGCGAGGTTGACCAGATCAACTTACGTCGTCGTGCTCACACTGTTGATCTTGCACGCAAGGTTCTTGACGGTGAATTTGTTGGTAAGTCAGTAACCGTGCTTGGCGCAACCTTCAAACCAAACAGTGATGACGTGCGTGACTCACCTTCCCTTGATATTGCCGTTGCTATCAGTAACGCAGGCGCCAAGGTGAAGGTCCACGATCCGAAGGGCTTGGAAAACGCAGCGCGCGTGTACCCAAACATGGTGTACGAACAAGATGTACTGAAAGCCCTTGATGGTGCTGATCTCATCATTCACGGCACTGAGTGGAATGAGTACCGCGAACTTGATCCAGTAGTTGTTGCAACGGTCGTGAATACCCGCCATGTGATCGATGGTCGCAACACCCTTGATCCACAAGCATGGCGCAACGCAGACTTCACCTACCGTGCACTTGGTCGACCAAACGCCTAA
- the purE gene encoding 5-(carboxyamino)imidazole ribonucleotide mutase → MATQPLVGICMGSDSDWPTMQAAADALDEFNIAYEVNVLSAHRMPLEMVEYGNNAVERGLKVIIAGAGGAAHLPGMLASLTPIPVIGVPVAVGTLDGMDSLLSIVQMPAGVPVATVAIGNARNAGLLAVRMLGIADADLVESMVEFQSELNAAAKAKGANLKR, encoded by the coding sequence ATGGCTACGCAGCCATTAGTAGGTATCTGCATGGGCAGTGATTCAGACTGGCCAACGATGCAGGCTGCCGCCGACGCTCTCGATGAGTTCAACATTGCTTATGAAGTCAACGTGCTTTCAGCTCATCGCATGCCATTAGAAATGGTGGAGTACGGCAACAACGCTGTTGAGCGTGGCCTCAAAGTGATCATCGCTGGAGCGGGCGGAGCCGCGCATCTTCCAGGCATGCTCGCTTCGCTCACACCAATCCCCGTGATCGGTGTTCCTGTTGCTGTCGGAACACTTGACGGCATGGATTCGTTACTTTCCATTGTGCAAATGCCTGCAGGTGTTCCTGTTGCAACGGTGGCTATTGGTAACGCGCGTAACGCAGGTTTACTTGCTGTGCGCATGCTCGGCATCGCAGATGCTGATCTTGTTGAATCAATGGTGGAGTTTCAAAGCGAACTCAATGCTGCAGCAAAAGCAAAAGGCGCAAACCTCAAGCGCTAA
- a CDS encoding 5-(carboxyamino)imidazole ribonucleotide synthase, giving the protein MKQLDGAPIVGMIGGGQLARMTAEAATALGVGFRVLSATDTDPAAQVVRDVRIGSHDDREAVLAFAQGCDVITFDHEHVPTDILEELAAQGIEVRPSASALAHAQDKIHMRQALTAMGAPCPAWAKVESPLDVQVFAEANTWPVVLKASRGGYDGKGVWVIDDLAQATEVMSTPLAANSFWLAEQFVPFVRELSAQVARSPHGQAVAYPVVQTKQTNGICAEVIAPAPDLTDELALEAQQIALRIAQELDVVGMLAVELFDTGDALVVNELAMRPHNSGHWSIEGAVTSQFENHLRAVLDLPLGDPSTRSDAVVMVNVLGGTVGNLYSAYRHVFARDPELKVHLYGKVVKPGRKVGHVTLLGDNAQELLVRGRHAADYFSGTIDE; this is encoded by the coding sequence GTGAAGCAACTCGACGGCGCCCCAATTGTGGGCATGATCGGTGGCGGGCAACTGGCTCGAATGACTGCCGAAGCCGCAACTGCCCTAGGTGTCGGTTTTCGAGTCCTTTCCGCCACAGATACCGATCCGGCAGCCCAGGTTGTTCGCGATGTGCGCATCGGTTCCCATGATGATCGTGAAGCGGTGCTGGCCTTTGCTCAAGGCTGCGATGTCATCACCTTCGATCATGAGCATGTGCCGACCGACATTCTTGAAGAGCTCGCTGCACAGGGGATTGAAGTGCGACCAAGTGCAAGTGCGCTTGCACATGCGCAAGACAAAATCCATATGCGTCAAGCCCTCACAGCGATGGGTGCCCCTTGCCCGGCCTGGGCCAAAGTTGAAAGCCCACTTGATGTTCAGGTGTTCGCTGAAGCGAACACCTGGCCCGTCGTCCTCAAAGCCTCGCGCGGAGGGTACGACGGCAAAGGCGTGTGGGTGATCGACGATCTCGCTCAAGCAACTGAAGTGATGTCGACCCCGCTTGCTGCGAATTCATTTTGGCTCGCGGAACAATTCGTTCCGTTTGTGCGTGAACTATCCGCACAAGTTGCGCGTTCACCCCATGGTCAAGCTGTGGCGTATCCCGTTGTTCAAACCAAGCAGACCAATGGCATTTGTGCCGAAGTAATTGCGCCAGCACCAGATCTCACTGACGAACTTGCATTAGAAGCGCAACAAATTGCATTGCGCATTGCGCAAGAACTTGATGTCGTGGGAATGCTCGCTGTTGAACTCTTTGACACCGGTGATGCACTCGTGGTGAATGAACTTGCGATGCGCCCTCATAACTCTGGCCATTGGTCTATTGAAGGTGCTGTCACAAGTCAGTTCGAAAATCACTTGCGCGCTGTACTTGATCTGCCGCTTGGAGATCCAAGCACTCGATCAGATGCAGTAGTGATGGTAAATGTGCTCGGTGGCACGGTTGGCAATCTCTACTCCGCTTATCGCCATGTGTTTGCTCGCGATCCTGAACTCAAAGTGCATCTCTACGGCAAGGTAGTAAAGCCAGGCCGCAAGGTTGGACACGTAACGCTACTTGGCGACAACGCGCAAGAATTATTGGTTCGCGGCCGACATGCAGCAGACTATTTTTCAGGAACCATCGATGAATAA